The DNA segment aaggaaggaaggaaggaagggagggcaagagaaaagaagggaaaggaagggaaggcaagaggaaagaagtaaagaaagaaggaaaggaaggggaagagaagagaaaggaaaaggatggaaggaaggagagatgggGAGGAAGCtcagataaaacagcaaacaacatacagtatcatcagaaaatacaaacaaaaagtatattaacattctaaacataataataataataaacatataagTATAAAAGACAAGAAaggtaaaaacatggatttggccccccaagtagataaaataaaatgtattgggTAAAGTGCAGTGAGTGAAAATTGTAAACGAATAGAAGAGCAACTTGGgtgagaaaggaaaaggggggaaggaaggagagaaggggaggaagggtgagagaaaagaagggaagagaagagggaagtcaagaggaaagaaagaaggaaaggaagtcaaaggaaaggaaaggaagggggaaaaggcaagggaagagaaagagaagaggaaagaagggaaaggaagggaagagaagaaggaaggcaagagggaagaaggggaaggaaggaaggaagggcaagagatgAGAatgcaaagggagggaggggaggaaggtaaTAAGGAAGCAGGAAGGacggaaaagaaagaaggaaggaaaggaggagagaagggagggagggagggagggaaggaatgaagaaggaaggaaggaaggaaggaaggaaggaaggaaggaaggaaggaaggaaggaaggaaagaagggaagagagtgcaaagggagagaaagccaaagaagggagggagggaaggaatgaagaaggaaggaaggaaggaaggaaggaaggaaggaaggaaggaaggaaggaaggaaggaaggaagggaagaagggaagagagtgcaaagggagagaaagccaaagaagggagggagggaaggaatgaagaaggaaggaaggaaggaaggaaggaaggaaggaaggaaggaaggaaggaaggaaggaagggaagaagggaagagagtgcaaagggagagaaagccaaagaagggagggagggaaggaatgaagaaggaaggaaggaaggaaggaaggaaggaaggaaggaaggaaggaaggaacgaaggaaggaaggaaggaagggaagaagggaagagagtgcaaagggagagaaagccaaagaagggagggagggaaggaatgaagaaggaaggaaggaaggaaggaaggaaggaaggaaggaaggaaggaaggaaggaaggaaggaaggaaggaagggaagagagtgcaaagggagagaaagccaaagaagggagggagggagtgaggatgcaaagggaggggaggaaggtaagaaggaaggcaggcaagAAGGCGCCCCCTGGGGACACGCACACGGTGCCCGCAACCCAgcactccctccctctctccctccctccctccctccctcgctcgccCGCTCGCCCACTCACCCCGTGCCGGTGCTGCTGTGCGGCGCGGAGGGCTGCGGTCCATGCGCGGAGGGCGGCGGCGCGGAGGGGCCGGAGGGCGGCCAGGGCGCGCAGCAGGGCCTCGTCCCCTCCCGCCGCCCCCTCCCGCCGCTGCCCCGCTCCCCGTTCCTTcccgaggaggaggcggaggcggcggaggagCGGGGGCGCGGCGAGGCGGAGCAGCCAGGCCGAGACCGTCAGCAGCGAGGCCGCGAAGAGCAGCACCAGCGCCGCCCACCCCCAGCCCCCCGCCTCCATCGGACCCGAcggagcgccgccgccgccgccgccgagctctctcccttcctcccttcctgccttcctgcctggctccCCGGGTCCCTTCCGCAAGGAGGAGGGCAAGGGGCGGGGCCACGCAGGACACGCCCCCATCCATTGCGCGCCCTTGCCTCTCTTCCGTGAGGGGCGGAATCccataagccacgccccctcaccCATCGCCATTGGACTCCCTTGCCTTCCGTCAGGCGCGGAGTCCCATACGCCACGCCCCCTCACCCATCGCAATTGCATTGCCTTCCCTTCCGTAAGGGGCGGAGTCacataagccacgccccctcatcTTCTCAATTAGACTCCCTTGCTTTCCGTGAGGGGCGGAGTCCCATAAGCCACGCCCCTCGCCCAGCGCCATTGGACTCCTTTAATTTCCGTGAGGGGCGGTGTCTCATAAGTCACGCCCCTCAATCATCGCAATTGGACTCCCTTACTTTCCGTGAGGGGCGGAGTCCCATAAGCCACGCCCCTCACCTTCTCAATTGGACTCCCTTGCCTTCCGTGAGAGGCGGAGTCCCATAAGCCACGCCCGCCCCGAGACCCTTAAAGGCGCAGCATCCATTGCACTTGCACTGCCTTCCCCAAGGGGACGGATCTACTCAAGCCACGCCCCCGGACCGTTAAAGGCACCGCAACCTTCTGactcttatcattattattattattgttattattatatttcactcttaatagtaatatatttattattattatacgtaTTATGATTACTATGGACAGGATTATTGTAGATCCACAGAGTAGAGGAAGATCCAAAATAATCCCCCCTGTCCCTTTAAATTGATGACCCCACCCACAACAGGCGCGCCTCGACCAGCCAATCGGGAGCGAGGTGACGTATACAGAAACTGGCTGGAGCCGCGGTCACGTGGGAGCTTCCGGCGCCATCTTTAGTCCGGGCAGCGTTGACGCCTCCAGACGCCGCTATTACCGTGAAAACGTACCGAATCCTCGACAAGATTCGCGCTATTGCGTTGTTTATTCTCTGAAGCGGAACTCTTCGGGAGGGAAGAACGGGCGCTTGGGGGAAGAAAGCAAGTTGCCAGGAACAAAGATGGCGTTCGGAGCGCGCCTCCCATGATGCTCCGGGACAGGGTGTCACAGCGTAAGGCGTCCGGGCGGAAACGCGGAAGTGAAAGCGGTGAGAGAAAGAGAGGTCGGGGCACCTCTTTGTCGGAGCGGTGAGTGGAAGAGGGGCCGAGGCCTAATGCTGtgggatgctgggagctgtagttagtcgtgctatgggattctgggttagCCATgctatgggatgatgggagtggGAGTTGGAGTAGGTCCTGCAGTGGGATGCTGGGTGTTGTAGTTGGTTCTGCAATGGGGCACTGGGTTAGTTGTGCAATggggtgctgggagttgtagttagctgtgctatgggattctgggttagCCAAGCTATGGGATGATAGGAGTTGGAGTAGGTCCTGCATTGGGATGCTGGGTTAGTTatgctatgggatgctgggagttgtagttggttcTGCAATGGAGCACTGGGTTAGTCGTGCAATtgggtgctgggagttgtagttagtcatgctatgggattctgggttagCCATGcaatgggatgatgggagttggcgTAGGTCCTGCATTGGGATGCTGGGTTAGTTGCTATGGgatgctaggagttgtagttggttCTGTAATGGGGCACTGGGTTAGTTGTACAATGgggttctaggagttgtagttagtcgtgctatgggattctgggagttggagtagGTCCTTCAGTGAGAtgctggggatgctgggagtgcccatggggaaatagggcgggatataaatagttattattattgttattattattagtctcccTCTGGCTCCAGGTCTCCGGAATCCCACCATGAAGGCGGGCACTGCACCCTGCTGTTCCTGTTTGTGGCCTGGAAAATCTGTCAGTGACACTGTGTTGCCAAAAGGAACCTGCGGCGGCCACCCCGTCTAGGCTTCGCCAATCCGCAGCCGGCCACTCCGCCCCACCCCTTCGGGTTGGGTGTCGCCCGCCTTGGAGATGTGGAAGCTGCCGCTGATTCCGCTGCTCATCAACTTCCTGGGCTCCCTGGTGGGCTTCGTGGCCACCCTGACCCTCATCCCGGCCTTCAAGGACCACTTCATTGCCGCCAAGCTCTTCGGCCTCGACTTGAACAAGACCTCGAAGCAGCCCGTGTGAGTCATagaattcataataataataatgtgttgctgtgagttttccgggctgtgtggccatgttccagaagcattctctcccgatgtttcgcccacatctatggcaaaacATCTTTTGCGCTCTGTCCACAGCCCAGAGTCCCAAGGCGTCATCAGCGGCGCCGTGTTCCTCATCATCCTCTTCTGCTTCATCCCGGTGCCCTTCCTGAGCTGCTTGGTGGAGGAGCAGTGCAAGGCCTTCCCGCACCATGAGGTGAGCGCCTGCAATTATTAGCATTAGTATATATGTTACACGTACATAGCAACACAGCATGCACACACTTGAGGTCCAAGTGTTTGGGGTTTGTCTCTCaatatcgggctcttcccaagggcctcaGAAATTacagatattttattattattatatttacatgtacataaccacaaatgcacattaggtccaagtttCTGAGATTTGTCTCtgaatatcgggctcttcccaagggcctcgGAAATTACAGATATTTTATTGTGAttatatttacatgtacataaccatgaatgcacattaggtccaagtttCTGCGGTTTGTCTCTGAATAtcaggctcttcccaagggcctcgGAAATTacagatattttattattattgtatttacatgtacataaccaCACATGCACATTATATCCAAGTTTCTGAGATTCGTCTCTGAATAtcaggctcttcccaagggcctagtaTATTagagatgataatgataataataataatatgtctcaattattgttagtagtagtagtattactatatttattgcatgtacataatAACACAGCAcgcatgcacattaggtccacgTGTCTGGGCTTCATCTCTGAATATTGGACTCTTCCTAAAGGCCTAAGATATTAgagatattattattgtattattatcattactatattAATTACATGTATATAACAGCGCCCATGCACATGAGATCCAAGTATCTGGTGTTCGTCTCTGAATattgggctcttcccaagggcctaggatattagagatattattataatatattattaatattattactgttgaGCTGGTTGCAGCCCTGACGCCTCCTGTTTCCCTCCCTGCCCTGCTGCAGTTTGTGGCCCTCATCGGGGCCCTCCTGGCCATCTGCTGCATGATCTTCCTGGGCTTCGCGGACGACGTGCTCAACCTGCGCTGGCGCCACAAGCTGCTCCTGCCCACCATGGCCTCCCTGCCCCTCCTCATGGTCTATTTCACCAACTTCGGCAACACCACCATCGTGGTGCCCAAGCCCTTCCGGATGTTTCTGGGCATGCACCTGGACCTGGGTAAGGCCTCCACCGCGGGAGCAGGGTCTTGGCTGGCGCTGCAATGGGCTCTGTCGTCCACGTCCTCCCTTCCTCTGCAATCTTGACTATGGAGagtgaaggtgaaaggaaaccaGGCGTGTTTCTCCCTCGCAGGCATCCTCTACTACGTCTACATGGGCATGCTGGCCGTCTTCTGCACCAACGCCATCAACATCCTGGCTGGGATTAACGGCCTGGAGGCCGGGCAGTCGCTGGTCATCGCGGCCTCGATTGTCACGTTCAACATGGTCGAGCTCAGCGGTGAGGAGGGGCGGACGGTACAGAGGGAATGTTTGGCAGAGGATTTCACAAGATCATATATATTGTTATGATGATGACAATTACATTAtgtaattttctgttcctggtttcaaagtgttgtttcctgtttaattgtgcggtccttactcAAAAAGTCGTTGTTCTGCTGGACATTtgtctttttgttatttttgttggaaaccgccctcaGTTCCCTTGGGGAAATTGGGcggggctataaataaagtacaataataagaatattgcaaaataataattatattatgttattaataatattacattataatgttattatattatatgatattatattataaataatattaatgcaaaaggccaccagtagggtggccttttgcagttggcatgatctgccaactgcaaagggctacccgactgggatctgcatgcatcatccaaaaatacctcacacagtcctcgacacttgggaagtgttatcacagcatatctatcttgtttgctgtgtcataataaaataataatttattttccacTCTTCTCCTGGATCAGGACTCAAAGTGGCACACATgtaaaaagcaaaataataataaatccataaCAGACAATAAAAGCACCAGCAGCATTGATACAATCCTATCCATAAAAATTATAGAAATGCACACAATGGattaaaataaatagattaaaaatatcagttccttccttccctccttctttgcaGGGGATTACAGGGACGACCACATCTTCTCCCTCTACTTCATGATGCCCTTTTTCTTCACCACGTTGGGGCTGCTCTACCACAACTGGTAAGTGATTCCATGGGCTATAATAAAGGGAAGAGTGGGTGATGGGGGTCCCTGCAGCCTTGGCCTTCTCCCCTTTCCGCCTCCCGTGCGCAGGTACCCATCCCGGGCCTTTGTGGGCGACACCTTCTGCTACTTTGCGGGCATGACCTTTGCCGTGGTGGGCATCCTGGGCCACTTCAGCAAGACCATGCTGCTCTTCTTCATCCCGCAAGTGCTCAACTTCCTCTACTCGCTGCCGCAGCTCCTCCACATCGTCCCTTGCCCACGCCACCGGTTGCCCAGGTAACTAACGCTGACTCACGGCCCTGCATGTGTTTGGAGTCTGTTTGGAAAGCAGCAGGTGTCGGCTGCCAGGCTGGCATCGTCAGATTTCCCTCCCAGGGAAAGAAAGCTTGCCTTTTCCTCTCCCAAGATTGTGTGTTGCGGTTGTAAACACTGGAAACCAGGCAGCGTCATCTCTGCAGGCAAGCGGATGGTGCAAACATGCCTTTCCTCCAATGGTGTCTTTGTTTGGGTTACACATTCCCTGCCTTGATGAGATCCTTCTAATTTGACTGAATGCTTGCTGGCATGACCTTCtactgagtttatttatttatttatttatttccaatatttatatcccgcccttctcacctgaaggacttagggtggcttacaacactggcacaattagatgtcTATTCAAAATCAATCCACAAtagataaaatcagttaaaaactattaaattcaatataaaattacagtatataaattttaaaaatacgtatGTTCAGATCCATTCATCCGGTAACCTCCTGCTTTATCCATGAGTCAgtccgtatttatttatttatttgctacatttatatcccgcccttctcaccccgaaggggactcagagtggcttacaaattaaatttacatacaatattatattattagcatagtacaatactgttaataaattactatattgtactgtatcaatatattgtaatattattagtaatattacatgtaaaatataatatataattaatattattatattgtattattagtatagcatattaCAATCATATAGTATCATCTTCATCGTTTATttgttgaaagcctgggcacataaccatgtttttagggctcttctaaagccctatgctactgtatttcttcagttgcAAGATGCCATCCATTGTAAGATGCGCCCCAATTTCAGTGCAACCCCTACCGGCaaaaaatacataatatataactgCGATTTTAAGACGCAccccattttagagatgtttatatagggaaaAAGCGCGCCTTAGAACCaaagatatacaatatattattttccttgctGTTTTGCCACTAGGTTCAACCCTGACACAGGAAAGCTAGAGATGAGCTATTCCAGATTCAAGCCAAAAAGCCTCTCTCCTTTGGGAAAGCACATCCTCAAGGTAATGccgtcagcctagcttctgcctacctagcaaaaGTCCCAttctcatagggacagaaagtgaagcaaAACCTTCTGAAGAGGAGCACGGACAACAAAGGAAACACTAAGGGATGTTAAGCCTTCCCTATGCTCTCCAAAGCTTGCAtatatacaaaaacacacaataaaagtgaaaatatgtatgtgaatagatgaataggtacggaggtaaaaggtgcccctGACAAACATGCCAATGGTTCTATTGACAGACCGGATGGAACGACAGcatctccccatggccgagtcaagcacaggctccagatgccagaaatgaaagtgggaagcctaataataataataataataataataataataataataataataacaactttatttttatatcccgcaccagaggggactcgaggtggctcacatggggacaagcccagtttcaacatataataaaatactgcataattaaaccaatgtaaaacaggtaaaatagtataaacataccttgcctctgtttatgtctcGCCTgtttctgtcaattgtataacagcattgaatgtttgccatatagatgcacctgagtcccctcggggagacagagtggaatataaataaagtatatattattattagtattgttattattactagtattatattCCTTCCAGGTCTCTGAGAAACTCCGCCTGGTCGACATACGCCAGGGAGTGGACAAAGACGGGGAATACCTGGAATGCAACAACATGACGCTCATTAACTTCGTGATCAAGCTAATCGGGCCGACGGCAGAAAGAAACCTGACGGTGCTGCTGTTGCTGATGCAGGTGAGGAGATGTTTGCTCTTTTCTCAAAGGTCAGATCCGCCATTGCTGTTCGTAACTGGGTCCTTGGGTGACGGTCAGCCCGCGTTCTCTTTGTTACGCAGGTGGTGGGGAGCGTCGTCGCCTTCTCCGTCCGGTACCAACTGGTGCGGCTGTTCTACGACGTCTGAGCTTTGCTTCTGGAGCCGCCTCTCCTTCTCTGACGTAATGGGGAGCGGGAAGGGGCTGGGTTTGCGCAGAAGCTCACGGATGCAGGACGGAGCCTTTCCTGTCGCAGCGCggccccttcccctcccctgCACTTTGCCAACCACTGCCTTGAATGCAGCCGGGCAGCAACGTCCTCTCACAAGGAACTGGAATCAATTCCTCGTCCGAAATGAGTGGATGCGAAGCTTGAAAGGACGATGGGAAGCGTGGAGAAGGATGTCCCGTGTTGTTCCCGATCTGCTCTTTCCTTCTGAAGGAGTGTTTTGGTTAAAATGGGGCTCCTGCTCTGGACTGAGGCCTTCCTTGGAGCCCCCCTTGAGTCTCCCTTCATACAGTGCTTCTCTTCACCATCCTTTCGTGGGAGGGAACGAGGAGACCAAGCGGTCACTGCACCTTGAGGGTGGAAGCCGGCCTCTGTTGCCTTTGGGGGATGTGTTGTGCGGGGATGGGGAGGAGCGCGGACCGCAAAGAGGGAGCGCAGGGCAAGAGACTATAATAAAGTCATGAACGGAAAGAGAAGATGTCCTTATTCCAGGGAATCTGAGTTCCGTGCCTCCTGTTTGATGTGATGTGTTGGGAGAGGCAACAGTGCTGGGCGGTCCATGCAGCCAtggccttggaggcgtctatggacaacgccggctcttcagcttagaaatgtaggTGAGCGTCACCCCACAGTGTGGGACaccactggacttaacatcagagaaaaacctttacctggAAAAggttttaatattggtagcctttatctggctaccagtattaaaaaactcaaaaatcaaaacagtagaagggaagcaacactctgagggcagaggagccccaaggacggctaatgactctgcacaaaggatgcccccaggcaagagaaacctttccaatgctaattagggtgattaactgcaacattcacgctggcctccaactgacaaagagttcttctctcaccctggacttcccacagatatatataaaccttccttgcttagtttttccatacctcacaacctctgaggatgcctgccatagatgtgggcgaaacgtcaggagagaatacttctggaacatggccacacagcccgaaagacatacaacaaccctgtgatcccggctatgaaagccttcgacaacacctttcCCTTGCTTTGGTTCCACATGCCTGCCTTTTGAATTTGGCGCGGTGCTTCTCCATTGGCTGCAGGTGCCAGGGGAGTGCCGGCAGAGCCAATGGGAGCTCGGGGGTGGGGTCTGCGCCATCCAATAGGGAGCCAGAGCGCTGTCTGCTATTGAAAGCAGCTGGAGTGGCGGTCACGAATTTGAGGAACGCCGGCAGGGCCATTAGGAGAGTGGGGCGTGGCCTGCGCTGTCCAATGGGAAGGCAGCGCGGGCTGATACAATTTGGTGCTCTGCTTCCTCATTGAGGAGGGAGGGAGTACCGGCAGGGCCAATGGGAGTGGGGTGCCCAGTCCGCACCGTCCAATGGAGAGCCACAGCGTGGCGTGCTATTAAATGCAGCCGCGTGGGCTTTGGCGTTGACGAATTTGGCGCGCTGCTCACCCATTGGAAGCAGCCGAGTGGGGAACGCTGGCAGGGCCAATGGGAGCGCGGGGCGGAATCT comes from the Anolis carolinensis isolate JA03-04 unplaced genomic scaffold, rAnoCar3.1.pri scaffold_8, whole genome shotgun sequence genome and includes:
- the dpagt1 gene encoding UDP-N-acetylglucosamine--dolichyl-phosphate N-acetylglucosaminephosphotransferase is translated as MWKLPLIPLLINFLGSLVGFVATLTLIPAFKDHFIAAKLFGLDLNKTSKQPVPESQGVISGAVFLIILFCFIPVPFLSCLVEEQCKAFPHHEFVALIGALLAICCMIFLGFADDVLNLRWRHKLLLPTMASLPLLMVYFTNFGNTTIVVPKPFRMFLGMHLDLGILYYVYMGMLAVFCTNAINILAGINGLEAGQSLVIAASIVTFNMVELSGDYRDDHIFSLYFMMPFFFTTLGLLYHNWYPSRAFVGDTFCYFAGMTFAVVGILGHFSKTMLLFFIPQVLNFLYSLPQLLHIVPCPRHRLPRFNPDTGKLEMSYSRFKPKSLSPLGKHILKVSEKLRLVDIRQGVDKDGEYLECNNMTLINFVIKLIGPTAERNLTVLLLLMQVVGSVVAFSVRYQLVRLFYDV